A single region of the Halobacterium wangiae genome encodes:
- a CDS encoding lamin tail domain-containing protein — translation MTDNTQATFRVVTAHDQIRKLADDHGVSPRVVERPDDTTELRIETPPGAGDATSWDAFFERFDDAEQVVLYRPPEPRERENPVFDVVGRDVVGIGRDDEPPDEPSGGDTEPVATGDTGDHEPVAYDHAGSEAGRETDEPEDASVSSAADTEHGPTDATEGLVLDEIHGTEPGTGRDLDDEYLVFENDGGERLDLSGWTVHNDEGRSYRFPEGTTLAPGEQVTLHSGSGRDTADHRYWDADDAVWGGLRDTVTVETPTGERVLRVSYEG, via the coding sequence ATGACTGACAACACACAGGCGACGTTCCGCGTTGTAACGGCCCACGACCAAATCCGGAAGCTGGCGGACGACCACGGTGTGAGCCCGCGGGTCGTCGAGCGACCAGACGACACCACCGAACTCCGCATCGAGACGCCGCCGGGGGCGGGGGACGCCACCTCGTGGGACGCGTTCTTCGAGCGCTTCGACGACGCCGAGCAGGTGGTCCTCTACCGGCCACCGGAGCCGAGAGAACGGGAGAACCCGGTCTTCGACGTCGTCGGCCGTGACGTAGTCGGGATCGGTCGTGACGACGAGCCACCCGACGAACCGTCCGGCGGGGACACCGAGCCGGTGGCGACCGGCGACACCGGCGACCACGAACCGGTCGCGTACGACCACGCGGGGAGCGAGGCCGGACGCGAGACCGACGAACCGGAAGACGCGTCGGTCTCATCGGCGGCCGACACCGAACACGGGCCGACGGACGCGACGGAAGGCCTCGTGCTCGACGAGATCCACGGCACCGAGCCGGGAACCGGCCGGGACCTCGACGACGAGTACCTGGTCTTCGAGAACGACGGCGGCGAGCGCCTCGACCTCTCCGGGTGGACCGTCCACAACGACGAGGGGCGGTCCTACCGGTTCCCCGAGGGAACTACGCTCGCGCCCGGGGAGCAGGTCACGCTCCACAGCGGGAGCGGGCGGGACACGGCGGACCACCGGTACTGGGACGCCGACGACGCCGTCTGGGGCGGCCTCCGGGACACGGTGACTGTCGAGACGCCGACCGGCGAGCGCGTTCTGCGCGTCTCCTACGAGGGCTGA
- a CDS encoding methyl-accepting chemotaxis protein → MAESHTTNIEDDIDDDVVADVDEDADEEIIEIQESLAELHKSSVEIASSIDEITELSDGQAENMAEVSSEVSELSAAIEEVAASADQVSSAGEEARASAESGQESADEVIDAMESIQSASDTVAEDVRTIQRGVEKIDEITEVINDIADQTNLLALNASIEAARAGEAGSGFAVVADEIKELASDSQDQAAEIEDMVSEIQTDAENAVENLETNTDEVEDGLEKVEEAMHTLNEISEAVDEVSHGIEEVASASDQQAASAEEVSAMVRETSDHAADVSDETRDIAAAVEEQTAMVKDIDDAVNNLTE, encoded by the coding sequence ATGGCCGAGAGCCATACCACGAACATCGAGGACGATATCGACGACGATGTCGTCGCCGACGTCGACGAAGACGCAGACGAAGAGATCATCGAGATACAGGAATCGCTGGCGGAACTGCACAAGTCCTCCGTCGAGATCGCCAGCTCGATCGACGAAATCACCGAACTGTCCGACGGACAGGCGGAGAACATGGCGGAGGTCTCCAGCGAAGTGTCGGAGCTGAGCGCTGCCATCGAGGAGGTCGCGGCCTCCGCCGACCAGGTGTCGTCCGCCGGCGAGGAAGCCCGCGCGAGTGCGGAGTCGGGCCAGGAGTCCGCCGACGAAGTGATCGACGCCATGGAGAGCATCCAGAGCGCCTCCGACACCGTCGCCGAGGACGTCCGGACGATCCAGCGCGGCGTCGAGAAGATCGACGAGATCACCGAGGTCATCAACGACATCGCCGACCAGACGAACCTGCTGGCGCTCAACGCCAGCATCGAGGCCGCACGCGCCGGCGAGGCGGGCAGCGGCTTCGCGGTCGTCGCCGACGAGATCAAGGAACTCGCCAGCGACTCACAGGACCAGGCCGCCGAGATCGAGGACATGGTCTCGGAGATCCAGACGGACGCCGAGAACGCCGTCGAGAACCTCGAGACGAACACCGACGAAGTGGAGGACGGTCTCGAGAAGGTCGAGGAGGCGATGCACACGCTGAACGAGATCTCGGAGGCCGTCGACGAGGTCTCCCACGGCATCGAGGAGGTCGCCAGCGCAAGCGACCAGCAGGCCGCCAGCGCGGAGGAGGTGTCCGCGATGGTCCGGGAGACCTCGGACCACGCGGCCGACGTCAGCGACGAGACGCGGGACATCGCCGCCGCCGTCGAGGAACAGACCGCGATGGTGAAGGACATCGACGACGCCGTCAACAACCTGACCGAGTGA
- a CDS encoding chemotaxis protein CheW, with amino-acid sequence MSVTTTQGDEQVLTFQLDGQEYCVSITAVDEIVDYDQTVTALPETDSHVAGVMDLRGRTTTVVDPKEVLDTDGDGDGDHVVVFDSESDDANPVGWIVDSVSQVIGFDLDEINEDVESSLARGVVRNDDDRFIVWLDPSAF; translated from the coding sequence ATGTCCGTCACCACTACGCAGGGGGACGAGCAAGTGCTGACGTTCCAGCTGGACGGCCAGGAGTACTGCGTGTCGATCACGGCGGTGGACGAGATCGTGGACTACGACCAGACGGTCACCGCACTCCCGGAGACGGACTCCCACGTCGCGGGCGTCATGGACCTGCGCGGTCGCACGACCACGGTCGTCGACCCGAAGGAGGTACTCGACACCGACGGCGACGGCGACGGTGACCACGTCGTCGTCTTCGACAGCGAGAGCGACGACGCCAACCCCGTCGGCTGGATCGTCGACTCCGTCAGCCAGGTCATCGGGTTCGACCTCGACGAGATCAACGAGGACGTCGAGAGCTCGCTCGCCCGCGGCGTCGTCCGCAACGACGACGACCGCTTCATCGTCTGGCTCGACCCCTCGGCGTTCTGA
- a CDS encoding M20 family metallopeptidase — MDDLQEFASRLVGFASTTGDEADAAAWFRSRLDELGFETCVWEPDAARLAAHPSFPDDPREIDTEDRPSVGGVLEFGDPDAGPTVVLNGHLDVVPADRAVWSSDPFEPTWNGTELTGRGAADMKSGLTACVFAAKRLAAGGRPDRDLDGRVVVEGVAGEEEGGVGAAAAALDNPYPFERDAAVIAEPTDLTPVVASEGSLMKRLRVTGRSAHAATPWRGESVLPHFEAIEAAFEDLAAEREARVTHPLYESFPTKWPVVCGTVDAGDWASTVPASLTAEWRIGVAPGETVAEVEAEFDAALADVVAEREWLREHPPVFERFSVQFEPSEVDPDEPVVRAVQSAMADNGLDDTEARGVTYGADARHYVDTGIPTVLFGPGSIEQAHFPDETVDFREVEVAVDVLADALRRLL, encoded by the coding sequence ATGGACGACCTCCAGGAGTTCGCGTCGCGGCTGGTCGGATTCGCGTCCACGACCGGCGACGAGGCCGACGCCGCGGCGTGGTTCCGGTCGCGACTCGACGAACTCGGCTTCGAGACGTGCGTGTGGGAACCGGACGCCGCCCGCCTGGCTGCCCACCCGTCGTTCCCGGACGACCCCCGCGAAATCGACACCGAGGACCGCCCGAGCGTCGGCGGCGTCCTCGAGTTCGGCGACCCGGACGCGGGGCCGACGGTCGTACTGAACGGCCACCTCGACGTGGTGCCGGCGGACCGCGCAGTCTGGTCGTCGGACCCGTTCGAGCCGACGTGGAACGGGACGGAACTGACGGGGCGCGGCGCCGCGGACATGAAGTCCGGGCTGACCGCGTGCGTGTTCGCGGCGAAACGACTCGCCGCGGGCGGGCGACCGGACCGCGACCTGGATGGCCGCGTGGTCGTCGAGGGCGTCGCTGGCGAGGAGGAGGGCGGCGTCGGGGCGGCGGCCGCGGCGCTCGACAACCCCTACCCCTTCGAGCGCGACGCCGCGGTGATCGCGGAGCCGACGGACCTCACGCCCGTGGTCGCCTCGGAGGGGAGCCTGATGAAGCGCCTCCGAGTCACTGGGCGGTCCGCGCACGCGGCGACGCCGTGGCGCGGCGAGTCCGTGCTCCCCCACTTCGAGGCTATCGAGGCGGCCTTCGAGGACCTCGCGGCCGAGCGCGAGGCACGGGTCACGCACCCGCTGTACGAGTCGTTCCCGACGAAGTGGCCGGTGGTCTGTGGCACCGTCGACGCGGGCGACTGGGCGTCGACCGTGCCGGCGTCGCTGACCGCGGAGTGGCGCATCGGCGTCGCGCCCGGCGAGACGGTCGCCGAGGTGGAGGCCGAGTTCGACGCCGCGCTCGCCGACGTCGTCGCGGAGCGCGAGTGGCTCCGCGAGCACCCGCCAGTGTTCGAGCGGTTCTCCGTCCAGTTCGAACCCTCCGAGGTCGACCCGGACGAACCCGTCGTGCGAGCGGTCCAGAGCGCGATGGCGGACAACGGCCTCGACGACACCGAGGCCCGGGGCGTGACCTACGGCGCTGACGCCCGCCACTACGTCGACACCGGCATCCCGACGGTGCTCTTCGGTCCGGGGAGCATCGAGCAGGCGCACTTCCCGGACGAAACGGTCGACTTCCGGGAGGTGGAGGTGGCCGTCGACGTGCTCGCGGACGCGCTGCGTCGCCTACTCTGA
- a CDS encoding DUF7119 family protein, whose amino-acid sequence MTEDAGRPPTDRESPVGEPVVRGDERVTGDHARDAVAFDPDDPDSVVEAAETVAAFARNELADSHLHVLRGAAACAALVRAEGSYKAAAERAGEGVGVSFIRKWARVHDLPRAVREHVARGAIPPSAAKHIARVDGDDRYLLAWAVVDTDLTVRDVRAAASDVNDGRDVEHVLEDLGVTPGELRLTLPPTVYRDLRRHASDLDRDPDDVVADALREYFSE is encoded by the coding sequence ATGACTGAGGACGCCGGACGACCACCGACGGACCGCGAGTCACCCGTCGGCGAACCCGTCGTGCGCGGCGACGAGCGGGTCACCGGCGACCACGCCAGGGACGCCGTCGCGTTCGACCCCGACGACCCCGACAGCGTCGTCGAGGCCGCAGAGACCGTCGCCGCCTTCGCGCGGAACGAACTCGCGGACAGCCACCTCCACGTGCTCCGGGGCGCCGCGGCCTGCGCCGCGCTCGTGCGCGCTGAAGGTTCCTACAAGGCCGCCGCCGAACGCGCCGGCGAGGGCGTCGGCGTCTCGTTCATCCGGAAGTGGGCGCGCGTCCACGACCTGCCGCGGGCGGTCCGCGAACACGTCGCCCGCGGTGCCATCCCGCCCTCCGCCGCGAAACACATCGCGCGCGTCGACGGCGACGACCGCTACCTGCTCGCGTGGGCCGTCGTCGACACCGACCTCACGGTCCGGGACGTCCGGGCGGCCGCCAGCGACGTCAACGACGGCCGCGACGTCGAGCACGTCCTCGAGGACCTCGGCGTGACGCCCGGCGAACTCCGCCTCACGCTCCCGCCGACGGTGTACCGCGACCTCCGGCGCCACGCCAGCGACCTGGACCGCGACCCCGACGACGTCGTGGCCGACGCGCTCCGGGAGTACTTCTCAGAGTAG